A single candidate division WOR-3 bacterium DNA region contains:
- a CDS encoding C4-type zinc ribbon domain-containing protein — MNKQIELLRELEEFDSILKDFEQKEYQKLGFVIEPINIDFIKIIEKERAKLRKKIDENLLKEYDRIKKHYGAKAVVQVIKGYCSGCYVKLPSEVIARCKTEVKTCPNCGRFLYYLT; from the coding sequence ATGAATAAGCAGATTGAACTTTTAAGAGAATTAGAGGAGTTTGATTCTATTCTTAAAGATTTTGAACAGAAGGAATATCAGAAACTGGGATTTGTTATTGAACCGATAAATATTGATTTTATAAAAATAATTGAAAAGGAAAGGGCAAAACTGCGTAAGAAAATTGATGAAAATCTTTTAAAAGAATATGACCGAATAAAAAAACATTACGGCGCAAAAGCAGTAGTTCAAGTGATTAAAGGTTATTGCAGCGGTTGTTATGTAAAACTTCCTTCCGAAGTGATTGCCCGTTGCAAAACCGAAGTGAAAACCTGCCCCAATTGTGGTCGTTTTCTTTATTACCTTACTTAA